A stretch of Aureispira sp. CCB-E DNA encodes these proteins:
- the recJ gene encoding single-stranded-DNA-specific exonuclease RecJ produces the protein MQKRWEFTEYDVTEATELHQQLKIHPIFCQLLVQRGINNFDAAKKFFRPQLSHLHDPFLMKGMEDAIQRIGQAIIKKEPILIYGDYDVDGTSSVALLYRFFSKYHPHLHRYLPDRYKEGYGISIKGIEYAATHQCTLIIALDCGIKAHEAIQFANQKQIDVIVCDHHLPSEELPQAYAILNPKQKDCPYPYKELSGCAIGFKLIEGFAQLYNISFEQEVKPILDLVAISLACDFVPLTGENRVLSFYGLQQLNENPRLGLKTLMDLLGKTNTYSVRDVVFGLGPLLNAAGRLVHASKAVDLLIAQEEESAKKLAKELLAINQERRDIEWNMVVEAKQTVQDDIIFAEKKAIVLFKENWHKGVVGIVASKMVDQFHKPTIVFTASNGRIVGSARSIQGFDIYQAIAQCEDLLVNYGGHQYAAGLSLKPSNLEEFTQRFQRIVAQNIHPLQEQATQYIDATLSFSAINDKFWQLLQQFAPFGPQNMRPVFSSKHLKDTGYSKLLKNRHLKLVVQEEKGTTMEGIAFGLGEYIHDLQAKKPFEMCYVIEENSFKGKSKLQLNVKDLRFRS, from the coding sequence ATGCAAAAACGCTGGGAATTTACAGAATATGATGTTACCGAAGCTACAGAACTACACCAGCAATTAAAAATTCACCCTATCTTTTGTCAATTACTAGTCCAAAGAGGCATCAACAATTTTGATGCCGCCAAGAAATTCTTTCGCCCTCAATTGAGTCATTTACACGATCCTTTTTTAATGAAGGGAATGGAAGACGCAATCCAACGAATAGGACAAGCCATTATCAAAAAAGAACCCATTCTAATTTATGGCGACTACGATGTAGATGGAACTAGTTCCGTTGCTCTGCTGTATCGTTTTTTTTCTAAATATCACCCACACCTACACCGATACCTACCAGACCGTTACAAAGAAGGCTACGGCATTTCTATCAAAGGGATCGAATACGCTGCCACACATCAATGTACCTTGATTATCGCTTTAGATTGTGGTATCAAAGCCCATGAAGCCATTCAGTTTGCCAATCAAAAACAAATTGATGTGATTGTTTGTGATCATCATTTGCCTAGCGAAGAATTGCCTCAGGCCTATGCCATTCTCAATCCCAAACAAAAGGACTGCCCGTATCCGTACAAAGAATTGAGTGGTTGTGCCATTGGCTTCAAATTAATTGAAGGGTTTGCACAGCTTTACAATATATCATTTGAGCAAGAAGTAAAGCCTATTCTTGACTTGGTAGCGATCAGCCTAGCCTGTGATTTTGTACCATTAACAGGAGAAAATAGAGTATTAAGTTTTTATGGATTGCAGCAGCTAAACGAAAATCCTAGATTGGGTTTAAAAACATTAATGGATTTATTAGGTAAAACCAATACTTATTCTGTTAGAGATGTTGTTTTTGGATTGGGTCCTTTACTCAATGCAGCAGGTCGGTTAGTGCATGCTAGCAAAGCTGTCGATTTATTGATTGCACAAGAGGAAGAATCAGCAAAAAAACTAGCTAAAGAATTGCTAGCGATCAACCAAGAACGTAGGGATATTGAATGGAATATGGTGGTAGAAGCCAAGCAAACTGTACAAGATGACATTATTTTTGCAGAGAAAAAAGCAATTGTTTTATTCAAAGAAAACTGGCACAAAGGCGTTGTTGGGATTGTTGCTTCCAAAATGGTAGATCAGTTTCACAAACCAACGATTGTTTTCACCGCCTCCAACGGTCGCATTGTTGGTTCTGCCCGTTCTATACAAGGATTTGACATTTATCAAGCTATTGCTCAATGCGAAGATTTATTGGTCAACTATGGTGGTCATCAATATGCTGCGGGACTTAGTTTAAAACCCTCTAACTTAGAAGAGTTCACGCAACGTTTTCAACGGATTGTTGCTCAAAATATCCATCCCTTACAAGAACAAGCTACTCAATACATTGATGCTACCTTGTCCTTCTCTGCTATTAATGATAAATTTTGGCAACTACTGCAACAATTTGCTCCTTTTGGTCCGCAAAATATGCGTCCTGTATTTTCTTCGAAACATCTCAAAGATACAGGTTATTCCAAATTATTAAAAAACCGTCATCTCAAATTAGTTGTTCAAGAAGAAAAAGGAACAACAATGGAAGGAATTGCCTTTGGTTTGGGAGAATATATTCACGACCTTCAAGCCAAAAAACCATTTGAAATGTGTTATGTTATTGAGGAAAATAGCTTTAAAGGGAAATCCAAATTGCAACTGAATGTCAAAGATTTGCGTTTTAGATCCTAA
- a CDS encoding endonuclease, producing the protein MRIIVFIFILLLGNNVWGQEDTAAVQASPEQRQKRLENAEANLTLGLKDHDGAPRNNNGIRVVFYNAENLFFPEDDSTKRDDDFTKGGLKRWTYNRYQQKLNNIYKVMMAVGGWEPPAVVGFCELEHKKVLEDLINKTPLKKFGYEIVHEESPDRRGIDVGFIYRPSKFKYLDHEAIRVDFPFDKNLKTRDVLHVRGQVLGRDTLSVFVNHWPSRWGGQAKSEPKRVYVASLVRQKIDALYETNPNVKVVVMGDMNDHANNKSLIEVLKAKGDKEAVQKGDLFNYMEGLGKNWQLGSHKYQGHWGTLDHIIVSEPLLNEKRRGFLRASDGGAHIFAARFLLEEDIKYLGLQPFRTYAGPRFIGGFSDHLPIYIDLMYTTGLEEDEAVEEEDVEE; encoded by the coding sequence ATGCGCATCATAGTATTTATTTTTATTCTTTTGCTAGGGAATAATGTTTGGGGGCAAGAAGACACAGCAGCAGTTCAAGCAAGCCCTGAACAACGCCAAAAACGATTGGAAAATGCAGAAGCAAACTTGACACTAGGTTTGAAAGATCATGATGGCGCTCCTCGAAATAACAATGGGATTCGAGTCGTTTTCTATAATGCAGAGAATTTATTTTTTCCAGAAGACGATAGTACCAAAAGAGACGATGACTTTACCAAAGGTGGTCTTAAAAGGTGGACTTACAATCGCTATCAACAAAAATTGAATAATATTTATAAGGTGATGATGGCAGTTGGAGGTTGGGAACCACCAGCAGTGGTGGGATTTTGTGAATTAGAACACAAAAAGGTATTAGAGGATTTGATTAATAAAACGCCTCTCAAAAAGTTTGGCTACGAAATTGTTCACGAAGAATCGCCAGACCGAAGAGGCATTGATGTTGGTTTTATTTACCGCCCAAGCAAATTTAAGTACCTTGATCATGAGGCTATTCGAGTCGATTTTCCTTTTGATAAAAATCTAAAAACAAGGGATGTATTGCACGTGCGTGGACAAGTCTTAGGCAGAGATACCTTGAGTGTGTTTGTCAATCACTGGCCATCGAGATGGGGAGGACAAGCCAAAAGCGAGCCTAAAAGGGTTTATGTAGCGTCTTTGGTTCGTCAAAAAATAGATGCTTTGTACGAAACAAACCCTAATGTCAAGGTTGTGGTAATGGGGGATATGAATGACCATGCGAATAATAAAAGCTTGATAGAAGTTTTAAAAGCAAAAGGGGATAAAGAAGCCGTTCAAAAGGGCGATTTGTTCAATTATATGGAGGGCTTGGGCAAAAACTGGCAATTGGGCTCTCACAAATACCAAGGACATTGGGGAACATTGGACCACATCATCGTGTCTGAACCTTTGTTGAACGAAAAAAGAAGAGGATTTTTGAGGGCATCAGATGGTGGTGCTCATATTTTTGCTGCTCGGTTCTTGTTAGAAGAAGATATTAAATATTTAGGTTTGCAGCCTTTTAGAACATACGCTGGTCCTCGTTTTATAGGTGGTTTTAGCGACCATTTGCCAATCTATATAGATTTAATGTATACAACTGGATTAGAAGAAGATGAGGCAGTAGAAGAAGAGGATGTAGAGGAGTAA
- a CDS encoding alpha/beta hydrolase, whose translation MKKPSSSLYCLMVLLILSITACSYLPEAVVSIDGVQIKETPNYISLYPTNATLSKTGVLFYPGGLVDPHAYRNTFQDLVLDGYPIIIVKTSANLAILNGNKAAACKNVFPSVEQWILSGHSLGGAVACIDINNNPSEYVGLVLMASYPSKSASLSDWNGAVLSLFGEHDGLATPKTIQENEYLLPSGNIIERLVDMPLNSTRGQTIYHQIDGGNHAQFGSYGKQDKDGIARISSKEQQEEVLEYIRAFLNANNW comes from the coding sequence ATGAAAAAGCCTAGTTCTAGTTTATACTGTTTGATGGTGCTGTTAATACTAAGTATAACAGCTTGTAGTTATTTGCCTGAAGCAGTAGTGTCAATCGATGGTGTTCAGATTAAGGAAACGCCAAATTATATTAGTTTATATCCTACCAATGCAACTCTATCTAAGACAGGAGTGCTCTTTTATCCAGGAGGATTGGTAGATCCTCATGCTTACAGAAACACGTTTCAAGATTTGGTGCTAGATGGTTATCCAATTATTATTGTTAAAACATCTGCAAATTTGGCTATTCTAAATGGAAATAAGGCAGCAGCTTGCAAAAACGTATTTCCTAGCGTAGAACAATGGATTTTGAGCGGACATTCTCTAGGAGGTGCCGTTGCTTGTATAGATATTAATAATAATCCTTCAGAATATGTTGGACTGGTATTAATGGCGTCCTATCCTAGCAAAAGTGCGAGCTTGTCAGATTGGAATGGGGCTGTCTTGTCACTTTTTGGAGAACACGATGGTTTGGCAACTCCTAAGACAATTCAAGAGAATGAATATTTATTGCCATCGGGGAATATAATAGAACGTTTGGTAGATATGCCTTTAAATTCAACTAGAGGGCAAACGATTTACCATCAAATAGATGGCGGTAATCATGCTCAATTTGGAAGTTATGGAAAACAAGATAAAGACGGGATAGCAAGAATAAGCTCTAAAGAACAGCAAGAAGAAGTCTTAGAGTATATAAGAGCTTTTTTAAATGCAAATAATTGGTAA
- a CDS encoding DUF2306 domain-containing protein produces MINKNTPANYWINFLLGVVFLIIIGLSTYKMASIAFPYIVPPFPTDIDFLASKQWVVDEWHWLAAFYIHITSAVLVIAAGLTQFSKKLMFQYPKWHRLIGKLYVFLILFVAGPSGFVMAFYGNGGFWARCAFVLQAIIWWWLTFRAYQTIRRGALEAHGRYMIRSYAMTLSAISLRAATYLVSDWKLRNGIICPNSTYSLLCYPDFYILVAWLSWVVNLVIAEFLIWIGLVKYYFRASRN; encoded by the coding sequence ATGATAAATAAAAATACACCTGCTAATTACTGGATAAACTTTCTTCTGGGAGTTGTCTTTCTAATAATTATAGGGCTATCGACTTACAAGATGGCTTCGATTGCATTTCCTTATATTGTACCACCTTTTCCAACAGACATTGATTTTTTGGCTTCCAAGCAATGGGTTGTAGACGAATGGCATTGGTTAGCGGCATTTTATATTCATATTACCAGTGCCGTTTTGGTTATTGCAGCAGGGCTAACCCAGTTTTCAAAAAAATTAATGTTTCAATATCCGAAATGGCATCGGTTGATAGGAAAACTCTACGTATTTTTGATATTGTTTGTTGCTGGACCATCTGGCTTTGTAATGGCTTTTTATGGTAATGGTGGTTTTTGGGCACGTTGCGCATTTGTGCTACAAGCGATCATATGGTGGTGGCTTACTTTTAGAGCTTATCAAACAATACGAAGAGGAGCCTTAGAAGCTCACGGACGATATATGATTCGGAGTTATGCGATGACACTTTCAGCCATCTCATTAAGAGCTGCAACTTATTTGGTTTCAGACTGGAAATTGAGGAATGGCATTATTTGCCCAAATAGTACATATAGTTTACTCTGTTATCCTGATTTTTATATCCTCGTAGCGTGGCTAAGTTGGGTCGTGAATCTAGTTATCGCAGAATTTTTGATTTGGATAGGGCTTGTAAAATATTATTTTAGAGCTTCTCGCAACTAG